The Herbiconiux sp. A18JL235 region AGCGTATCGTGCGGGTGCGGGTCGCCGACGACGGGCCCGGGTTCCGCGACGGCGATCGCCCGTTCGAGCGGTTCGCCTCCGACCGCACGCCAGGCACCGGCCCCGCCCACTACGGGCTGGGACTCGCGCTCGTCGCCGACGTGGTCAACCGCTACGGCGGAAGCGTGCGCGTCGTGAAGGAGCTGCCGGGAGGGGTGGTGGAGGCGACCCTGCCGCGCGCCTGACCGGCTGGACGCCGGTTGGAAGAATCCTGGAAGAAACGGAGCGGATGCTGGTCTCACGTCGGGAGAGAAGTCTCACGTCGAGAGAGAAGGAGTCCACCGTGAACGCTCGGGATCGAGGCCGCCGCACCGTCCGGGTGCTGACCGGTGCGCTCGTGGCATCGACAGTGATCGGGTCGGGTGTCGGGGCGGCAGTGCTGTGGCTGAACGCCAGCGAGTCGAAGGCATCGGCTGCGCAGAGCTCCACCGACACGGGGAGCGGATCGTCGTCGTCGAGCGGGAGCGGGTCGTCGTCGTCCTCCTCCTCCTCCTCCAACGGAAGCGAATCGGGCTCGTCCTCGGGTTCGTCCTCGTCCTCCTCCGGCTCCGGCGGCCTCGTCGCGCCCTCCCGCGGCGGGTCGACCCACGGCACGACGAGGGGGTCGTGAGATGACCGGCACGGCCACCGCGCGCTGGCGCGCCTGGAGCACCGAAGTGGAGCTGACCGTCACCGTCCCCGCTCTCCTCGACGAGGCGACCCGCCTCGCGGTCGGGGTGATGGACTCGGTCGACGCCGCCTGCAGCCGCTACCGCCCCGACTCGGAGCTCTCGCTCTTCACCCGCTCCGGGCTCTCCTCCACTCCCGTCTCGCCGCAGCTCAGCGACCTCCTCAGCGACGCGCTGGCCGCGGCCGAACTCACCGACGGCCTGGTCGACCCCACCCTCGGTCACCGGCTCTCCGAACTCGACGGCCCACCGCTCGGCGTGGCCGCGACCCTGTCGCGCCCGGTGCGCTGGACCGACGTATCGCTCGACGACGGCGTGCTCAGCGCCCCACCGGGCACGGGCTTCGATCTCGGCGCGATCGGCAAGGCCTCGGCCTGCGAGCAGGTGGTGCGCGTCATCGCTCAGGAACTCGGGCCCGACGTGGGGGCACTCGTCGGGATCGGGGGCGACCTCGCGTCGACGATCGAGCATCCGGAGGGCGGCTGGCAGGTCCTCGTGCAGGACGGTGCGGGCGACCCGGCCGACCGTGTCGCTCTCACGGCCGGAGCGGCCCTCGCCACCTCGAGCACCCAGCGTCGCCGGCACCGGGTGGGAGCCGACCTCGTCGCTCACATCCTCGACCCCCTGTCGTTGCAACCGGTGCAGAGTCCCTGGTGCACCGTCACCTGCGCCGCGGTGAGCTGCGTCGAGGCGAACGCCTACTCGACAGCGGCCGTCATCCTCGGCCATCAGGCCCTCCCCTGGCTCGCCGAGCGCGGGGTTCCCGCCCGCTTCGTCAACCAGCGGTACGCCGTCAGCGCCACCGCCGCCTGGCCCGCTCGGAGCGAGGTGGCCCATGTCTGAGGTGCTGTGGGCGATCGGCCGCATCAGCGGCGTGATGTCGCTGCTGCTGTTCACCGCATCCGTGCTGCTCGGAGTCCTCACCCGGGCGGGCAAGCCCCTTCCGGGACTCCCCCGCTTCGGCATCGTGCTCGTGCATCGCAACGTGTCGCTCCTGGCGTCGGCGTTCCTCGTGCTGCACGTGCTCACCCTGCTCGGCGACAGCTACGCGAAGCTCTCGCTCGTCGACATCGTCATCCCCTTCCTCGCCAGCTACGAGCCGTTCTGGCAGGGCCTCGGCACGGTCGCGTTCGATCTCGTCGTCGCCGTCGTCATCACGGCGCTGCTGCGCCACCGGCTGCCCGCGCGGGTGTTCCGGCTGGTGCACTGGATCGTCTACCTCCTGTGGCCGGTCGCGCTGCTGCACTCCCTCGGCAACGGCACCGACGGGAGCAGCGGTTGGTTCGTCGCGCTGGCGGTCGTCTCCGCCGCATCCGTCGCCGCCGCGGTGATCTGGCGGGTGGCGTCGGCCCGCTTCCGGAGCGCGCCGCTCGAGCGCGCCGAACGAACGATGCAGAGGATGCGCTGATGACTTCCACGAACGCGGCAACGACGGCGATGATGCCTCCGGAGGGGACCCTGCCCTCGCGCCTGTTCGCGGCGGGTCACCGAGCGGATGCCGCCCGTCACGTCGCCCGGTTCGGGCCCGTGCCCGTGCCCGCGGCGGCGGACCTCGTCATGGAACTGCGCGCCTCGGGGCTCACCGGCCGAGGCGGCGGGGCGTTCCCGGCGTCGAAGAAGATCGACGCGCTCGCCGGCCCACCCGGGACGATCATCGCCAACGGGTCGGAGGGAGAGCCGCTCAGCCGCAAAGACGCCACCCTGCTCGAACACGCTCCCCACCTGGTGATCGACGGGCTGGTGCTGCTGTCCGCCGCCGTCGGCCCCGGGGCGCGGCTGGTCGTCGTGGCGCATCCCGACGGGGCGGAGTCCGTGCGGCGAGCTCTGCTCGAGCGCCGGGACGGCGGGGAGAT contains the following coding sequences:
- a CDS encoding ferric reductase-like transmembrane domain-containing protein; the encoded protein is MSEVLWAIGRISGVMSLLLFTASVLLGVLTRAGKPLPGLPRFGIVLVHRNVSLLASAFLVLHVLTLLGDSYAKLSLVDIVIPFLASYEPFWQGLGTVAFDLVVAVVITALLRHRLPARVFRLVHWIVYLLWPVALLHSLGNGTDGSSGWFVALAVVSAASVAAAVIWRVASARFRSAPLERAERTMQRMR
- a CDS encoding FAD:protein FMN transferase, whose amino-acid sequence is MTGTATARWRAWSTEVELTVTVPALLDEATRLAVGVMDSVDAACSRYRPDSELSLFTRSGLSSTPVSPQLSDLLSDALAAAELTDGLVDPTLGHRLSELDGPPLGVAATLSRPVRWTDVSLDDGVLSAPPGTGFDLGAIGKASACEQVVRVIAQELGPDVGALVGIGGDLASTIEHPEGGWQVLVQDGAGDPADRVALTAGAALATSSTQRRRHRVGADLVAHILDPLSLQPVQSPWCTVTCAAVSCVEANAYSTAAVILGHQALPWLAERGVPARFVNQRYAVSATAAWPARSEVAHV